GTCGACTCGGTACACTTCTACCACTTCTATGTACCTGTCACCCATTCTTTTGTcattgcaaaaattattgtgttgttcCTTTGTTGTTTTGAGTGTTAGTTTTTGTTGTGATAAGGACTAAACATAatttgggtgtgttaatactttatttattgtctgcACATGGTTTGCGTTTTTCTAATGATGGCTCATGGATCCTGCAAAATATGCGTCAGGATTTGGAGATTCATGCGAGCACTATCATAGGGTGCTTGTCCCCtttgttcttggctcttgcatgcattaggtcgtttttgagaccacattggcgcaatagactccatggtgtttgaggttgccgaattggatggagcaacaatgatttgtcatgcTAATAGTAAAAGGAAagattatttgttggttttaaacgttagcaaTTGCTATGAACTACCATAGTTTGTATGAagcacatccagtttttattgatgcctgactttagcaaccactccatattttgatttatttttttataagtttgagttcatatgacttattttagaaatttgagctcacaaacttcctcttATTTGATCTACGTATGATGGAActatgtcattctataatctctgttcgttcagtcagttgTTGTAAACTCTTTTCTAATCGCTCCCTTCATTGACCGTGTTGTACTAAGatatattggatggagtaaacaaaaACATAagttagtcaaataaaaaaatattatgcggagaacagagacaatcaataaaaaatcttgagatttttttggtagatagtttacgtgggtattgttgtgagccgttgTAACGCACGGGCAATCGACTAGTCTatatctctactatacttaaagcaccagtttcaacggtcgtattGCATCATCTTTTTAAAAAAGTTCCTATATTTCTTCCAAATCAACTCAGCATAAAATATTAAAAAGCAACAAGTAGGGTATGTTATTAAAAAACGATGCAGGAGGTGGAGTTTGAACCCACACCCTAGTGGAAGAAGGGTGGAAAACACTCATACTCATGTAtttttataatattgaatataaattgtatatatgtatatatgactttttaaaataaaaaacaaTCATGCCGGGCCGAGCAAACACTATgggccgaggctacggcccaagcaccgcAAGACGCTCGTACCGGGttggcccaggcactattaaatggatCGTGCCTCGGGTCGGCTCCCCAGACACGACCCATTTGACCATCcatacctccgcacgataatgatggttcttggctcagttgccaccacatcgttcgtcattctacttcttttctctctcctctcATGCCTCCACCTTCATGTCAtcccattctcggcagagggcgtaggagcaggcgcctcctccccgtatttGTCCGACACCAGCCCCGATACCGACTCgcacagtggctattgcacgtccatgaggacatttcacatcatgcgcgcaccatcgttttcgccgtcgtcggacgTCCCATTCGTCTTTCCtgccttcgccctgttcttccacaccaacctgctgcccccgctcacgctcgcagccgcgagccgaccgacgctcgtcgacgcggaTACAGagcgagtcggtcatgctcctaGCCTTTCTTCGTGCGTGatgtcgaggaggacatggtggcgcctgccaTGCTTATGTTGTCTTAGCGATGAGGAGTCCAAGTCTGAGATATTGAACAACTAAGGCccgtagcgtggcagcagtcggtatatgctacggagttggtggtgatgttgtgtcgcttcggtgggtctagggctgggaagacactcacattctctcgcccttctcggactgacgcctggtgcgggtgccttttgatttggagctgctccggttgtgcttctttttccgcttgcgtgctctctccctatatatctaatGGTATACTACATATATCGCCtccagatgcccaggtcttcgtcgtgtacttctccggcaacgaacatgtatgctcgcctcttcccttcccctcaTGCTCTACGAAACTTTGAAAGTGGGGGAAGCGAGAGATGAGAGTGTCTGATTTGCTGTCTATGGTACCCGGGGCattcataaaaaatattatgtgaaGAGTGGAGACAacaaataaaaaatcttgagatcttttttatatagtttacgtgggtattgttgtaagccgtcgcaacgcacgggtaaccAACTAATTTATATTTAAACTCCACTATTGTGAACAATACATTCTATAGTGCAGAACATTATAAAACATTGTTTTTAGTTACAAATGTATTTGATTCTTATTTTTGCGCATCTTTGTTAGCCTTAATACCCTAACCTTCTTACTGCTCCAGCGAAGGCACACAGCCGCCGCTGTTTCTTCATCTTACTCGTGCTCGGCACgcaggcgacggcgacggcggcggcgttcAGGCTCGGGCTCTCAGCGACGGTATCAGTGGTCTCCCGCCTCTCGCCAGTCGCGTCGCGCCCTCGCCTCCGATCCTCTGCACACCGTCCGGTGACCTTGTGTGCGTGCCTCCCTCTCCTCCCGCCTCCAGTGGATCGTCGACGGTAACCTGCCCCGGCGGCTGCGCCGCGCCGCCGTGCGCGGCCTGCGGGCAGCGGGAGCCTGCAGCTGCTGCTCCACCAAGGCGGTTGCGTCGCTTTGGGAGTGCTTATACCCCAAATCGAAGCGTTACCCGTCCGTGCTTCAGTGCGCTGAAGCGTACGCTTCGTGCCGCGTTTTGGAACCCTGATATCTGCATACAGTTATATTGTATTGAACACTGGGACATCCTGGGGCATTTGTTTTTTTCAATTATGATTATATTTCTGTATATTTTTAACGGTTAACCAAACTGCTAGCTTATATAATGCTCCTTCAACTTCAGGTTGTAAGTTTTTCCAGCACTGCTTGCTCACCCATTTCTCAATTAGAAAACCTCAAATTCTGTCCctgagcaccaaatcaagaccatACCAATTTAGTGAGTCCGGACAGATGGCAATGGCCGCAGTTCTGGCCAATGGTGATTCACAGGGTCGTCCTCAGAGGAACTATCAAGTTGTTGTTGCTGGCACTCGTGACATGGGCATTGGGAAGGATGGGGTCTTGCCATGGAAGCTTCCTGGTGATCTTAAATTCTTTAAAGAGCTTACACTAATTACATCTGATCCTGTCAAAAAGAATGCAGTTATAATGGGAAGGAAAACATGGGAGAGCATTCCAGTTAAGTCAAGGCCATTGCCTGGTCGTTTGAATGTCATACTTACTCGATCTGGTAGTTTTGATTTTGCAACAGTAGAGAATGTTGTTATCTGTGGAAGTATGGAGTCTGCCTTAGAACTGCTAGCATCAACTCCATATTGCTTATCAATTGAGAAAGTGTTTGTTATAGGAGGCGGGCAGGTACTGAGGTGAGTTATTACCTTTTGGAACAACATATTGTACATGTATTCTGTTGCTGCATGTCATGTGTTGCAATGCTATTCACCCTTCTGGAATATTTTTGTGTAGAGAATATCTTAAAGGACCTGCATGTGAGGCTATCCATCTAACTGACATTCAGTCGAGCATTGAGTGTGACACTTTCATCCCTCCGGTTGACTTCTCAGTGTTCCAGCCATGGTATTCATCTTTCCCGGTGATAGAGAGCAACATTAGGCATTCGTTTGTGTCTTTTGTTCGTGTTAGAAAGTCAGTGGCAGAAACTCATGAGTCAAATGGCAAGGAATCAACCGAGGTTGATACCAAGAATGACAAATTTGAAACAGAGAATTTCTCTTTTCTCCCCAAGATGGTATATGACCGCCATGAGGAGTACCAATATCTCAATCTTGTTGAAGATATTATAAGGTCTGGTGCTCAGAAAAACGACAGGACAGGAACTGGAACATTGTCAAAATTTGGGTGTCAGGTATTTCTCCTTAACTTCGAATATTCAATTTGATCAACCAGGAAAAAAtaatttcttttttattttcttattaGATGCGGTTCAACTTAAGGAAAAATTTTCCTCTGCTGACAACAAAGGTACGCAAACATATATGTTGCAGTTTTCAGATTTAACAGTGACTCAAAATTTGCAGTAGGAATGTGCTGCAAATTGTTTAGTTTTCTTATGATATATAAGAAGAAACAAAAGCAAATCAGTGTTTACAAAGTTGTATGTCTTCAATGCTTTGTGCTTGTTAATTCAAATGCATGTTTATTAAATTTGCACTGACCTTTTATTTCCTTTTGTTATGTTATTTGCAATCAAGTTGATACTGGTTTAATTTTCTTCCTTTATGACTCCCATACTCTCTTTTCTGAATTCTCAGTTTTTGTTGGATCATCTACTATAGTTTAGTTATTATTTATCTGACATAGCTATACACTTATTGATATGTTATTAAGATAGACATTGTGTGAGACCATGAATACATTTGATCGTATAGTTCATTGTGTTAATAGTGCTCTTATGCGCCGCATTTATTGTTATCTGGACACAGATATGTTGATCCAGTGCAACATTCTTTTCAAACATTCTACCACTCTGTAGCTCTTCTTTTATATAACATTCTTACCTGTACAACATTCCCTCAACATGTGAACAGAGAGCCTTAAGGCCACCATACGTTAAATGAGTCCAATCCAAAGTCCAAAATAAAGTTTGAAGAACTATTATATGTTACCATATATTTAGCTACCAATTCTTTATTAATGGAACAACATGTGCTCTTTAACAGAGGGTATTTTGGCGTGGTGTTGTCGAAGAACTCCTTTGGTTCATCAGTGGCTCAACAAATGCAAAGGTGTGCAGGACTAAAATGGGTCTAGTGCTGTCTTTAGCCAATGATTTGATTTATTGTAGGTATTTGCCTTAATATGTATTAACAACTCACATGTCATGATGCTTCATTCTAGTTTTGTGAAATCTACTATAGTTTTTTTTCAACCATGCTGTGTTGATACCTGCACTTTTAATTTTAAAAAATTGATTCATTTGTTGTTACTTTCAGTTACAAACAAAATTCTTTTAGTTGTTTCAGTTTTGCATGAAATCATTTCTAGGTACTTTTTTCTTCCTTTTACACCCTTGCCTATTTCAACCACTAAAATGTGCTCTCTCCTCCATTCATCTTTTTTCTTATCATATGTGCAACCTAAAGGTCTGCCTATGTTGCCTCAACATAGCAGGTCCCAAGCCCTAGTAAAGGACGAGGGTTGTGTTAGGCTTGGTAAGCCAATGTTAAACCTCTTCATTCCAATGAAGATGAAACTCGAAAGAAATTTGTTAGGTTGTAACCCTCTTAGCGACGCGCCATATCGGAGCCCGGTATGGTATTAAATGGGCAAGGGCCAGGTTGGCACCCTCTTAGTGACGTGCCGTGTCATGATTTGGGCACAATGTGAAGTGAGCAAGGATTGGGTCGTTACTTCCTTCGTGGTGCGCTACATCAACGCTCAGGTGTAGTGAAAAATGTGCTAGGGTCTTCGCATCACTAACGGGTAAGGGTAAGGAAGCTAGTCGAATCAACTAGGATCCGTTTAGGTAGTTGGAATGTAGGGTCGCTTACAGGTAAGTTAAGGGAGTTAGTTGAGATAGCGACTAGGAGGCATGTAAATATCTTATGTGTCCAAGAGACTAAATGGAAGGGTTAGAAGGCGAAAGAGGTGGACAATACTGGCTTCAAGCTTTAGTACACCAGGAGAACTGCAAATAGAAATGGAGTACGAGTTTTGATTGATAAGTCTCAAGAATGGTGTGGTCGATGTGAGGAGGCAAGTAGATAGGATTACCTTAGTCAAGCTTGTCGTTGGTGATTTGGTCTTGAACGTAATTAGTGTGTTTGCCCCCCCAGTACGCCACAATTAGAGTGTTAAACAACTTTTCTAGGAAGACTAGATGGCATGGTTAGAGTTATGCTTGTCGTGGGTGATTTGGTCTTGAACGTAATTAGCGCATATGCCCCCCAAGTAGGCCACGATGGGTGTTAAACGACTTTTCTAAGAAGACTTAGATGACATGGTTAGAGTTATACCTATTAGTAGGAAGCTTTTCGTAGGAGGATACCTTAATGAGCATGTAGGTAACTGTAGGTTTTGAGGCGGTTCATGGATGTTTTGGGTATGGTTTTAGGAATCAGGAGGGAGAGGAAGTCTTGGACTTTGCGGTAGCTTTTGACCTGTTGATAACCAACACCTTCTTTAGGAAGAGAGACTCCCATTTAGTGACCTGTAGAAGTGGCCAACATTCTACTTAGATTGACTTTGTCGTCACAAGAAGAGAGGATAAATGGGCATGCTTGGATTGTAAGGTGATACATGGGGAGTGTGCTATCTCTCAACATAAGCTTGTGGTGGTGGTCTTTTGTTTTCAGGTCGTGCCCGTAGGGTTAAACAAGCCAAGATTTGGAAGGAAGATGACACAAACAAAATGTAGGAGAACATGGCAACCAACATTTGGAAGGTGGTCTAAGAGGTGTGTGGAGTAACTAAAGGGAGTGGAGGCAAAGCTAAAGACACTTGGTGGTGGAATGAGGAAGTCCAAAGGGATATTAAGGAGAAGAAAGAATGCTGCAAATATCTGTACCAGGTAGCAAAGAAGATTGCAAAGCAACCTGTAAGTGTGGCAAAAGGTAGGGCGTATGAGGATCTTTACCAACACTTGAGTATGAAGGAAGGAGAGAAGGACATATATATGATGGCTAGGGTTCGTGAGAGGAAGATAAGGGACTTCAACCAAGTTAAGTGCATTAATGATGAAACAAAGCTCCTCTTAGTGGAGGATGAGATCAGTCATGTATGATGAGTTTATTTTGACAAATTATTCAATGGGGAGAATGAGGATACAACCGTTCAGTTGGATGACTCTTTTGATGACATTAATAAATGCTTTGTGCATAGGATCCAAGAATATGAGGTTAGGAATGCATCGAAAAGGATgacggtggggggggggggtaaggTGATGGCCCCTGATGCTTGTCCCAATTGAGGTATGGAGATGTCTCGAGGACATAGCTATAATATGGCtaaccaagttgttcaaccatatCTTCCGGTCGAACAAGATGCCTGATGAGTGGagcaatgttttcaagtcgtctagTCAAACCTAGTCGTATAGCTACCAACCAGCGACCAGTCGATTAGTCGCGATTAGTCGTCGACCATTTCGACTAACTAGCATACATCAAATCAACAGACGGTACACATAGCAAGGAAAGCAGAGAAGCAAAAATCACACTCACTATCTAGGATTGTAAGCAACGGGACTCTTACTCTCatcgagaggatgacactataagtTGGGGCGattttctgtttattttctcaaacactacacaatgccatacccatctaaaggttggggacacatatttatagccctaggggctgcactacacaCTGCACTACACACTACTCTGCAGTATTAGAGATgttgctgtcctctagatgctaaaggaggTCAGTCAAAAGCTCCTGCTGTCCTTTAGATACTAAAGGAGATGTTGCTGTCCTTCATACTAAAGAACTGCAGCAAAACACTGTTGTCCTCTACTCAACCTGCTGCCCTTAAAGCAGTCAAAACTGCAGTAAGTATTCCTGCTGTCCTTAAAGCAGTCAAAAAACTGCAGTAAGGAAAGGTGCCATCCTGCCTGCTGTTCTGCTGCCCTGCCTGCTGTCCTCTACCCACAGACCACGAGACTTATTCCAACaattctccccctaagtcttgtgCGTCGTCTTGTTGGACAGTTTGACCATCCCGGCCCTGGAGCAAAGCTCAAGGAACTTGATCCTCCtaaggggcttggtgagcaggtccgcaagctgatccttggtgttgatgtagcgcGCCTTGATGTTCCCTTCTGCCAAACAATCACGGATGAAGTGGTACCTCACCCGGATGTGCTTGCTTAgttcatggaacacggggttcttggccaacGCAAGGGCGGACTGACTGTCCACCCGGAGTTTCACTGCTCCAACGTCTCTCtcgaggagatcaccgagcaggCGAGCAAGCCAGAGCGCCTGAGTAGAAGCGGTGGAGGCCACTATGTACTCGGTCTCGCAGCTGGACATtgccaccacctgctgcttgaccgatTGCCAGCTGGTggggcacttgccgaggaagaagaggatcctgCTTGTGCTCTTGCTGGTGTTGATGTCGCCGGCATGGTCgctgtcgctgtacccgacaaggtgtgcctcctcagggcacctcgggtagtaaAGACCGTGGTCaagagtccccgcaacatagcgaACGATCCTCTTCACAAcctgctcatgctccgtcgtcggtcgctgcagGAACCGACTAACGTAGTTGGCGGAGTATGCCAGATCCGgtcgtgtgtggacgaggtagcgaaggctctCCACAAGACGCCGATACTGAGTAGCGTCCACCTTTTTCGTCATGCTGTCACGGCTCAGCTTCAATCTCTCgtccatcggagtgagagctgtGTTGCAATTAGTGAGCCCAaccagctcaacaatgcgcttggcGTAGGTGGTCTGGCGAAGTGTGTGTAAGCAATGGGACTCTTACTCTCatcgagaggatgacactatgagttggggcgattttctgtttattttctcaaacactacacaatgccatacccttagaagggttggagacacatatttatagcTCTAGGGGCTGCACTACAACACTACACACTGCAGCACACATGTGCTGTCCTCTAGGTACTAAAGTGCAGTCAAAAGACTACAACTGCTGCTGTCCTGTAgcagtcaaaagactgctgctactgctgtcctgcagcagtcaaaaggctgctgttgctgctgtccTGCAGCAGGACAAaagactgctgctactgctgtcctGTTCACCACAAAACAGAGATTATGTTCTCCACACGAAGACCACATtacttattccatcattctccccctaagtcttgtgCGTCGTCTTGTGGGAAAGTTGAGCCATCCCGGACCTGGAACAAAGCTCAAGGAACTTGATCCTCCCAAGAGGCTTGGTGAGCAagtctgcaagctgatccttggtgttgatgtagcgcgcattgatgctcccttctgccaaaCAGTCACGGATGAAGTGGTACATCACCCGGATCTGCTTGCTTCGTTCATGGAACACGAGATTTTTGGCCAACGCCAGGGCAGACTGGCTGTCCACCCGGAGTTCCACTGCTTCAACGTCTCTCCTGAGGAGATTACCGAGCAGGCGAGCAAGCCAGAGTGCCTGAGTTGAAGCGGTTGAGGCCattatgtactcggcctcgcagctggacatggccaccacctgctgcttgaccgactgccagctgatggggcacttgccgaggaagaagaggatcccgcttgtgctcttgctagtgtcgatgtcgccggcgtggtcgctgtcgctgtacccaacaaggtgtgcctccccagggcacctcaGGTAGTAGAGATCGTGGTCAAGAGTCCTCGCAACATAGCAGAcgatcctcttcacagcctgctcgtgctccgtcgtcggtcgctgcaggaaccgactaacgtagccgacggacTATATGCCGGATCCGGttgtgtgtggacgaggtagcgaaggctccccacaagatGTCGGTCTGGCAAAGTGTGATTCCAAAGTCActctggtgcacctcaatccctaggtagaaggagagatgccctAGGTTACTCATctggaaggtggccttcatctcttccttaAATGCCGCCACCTCTCCATCCTTGGCGCTGGtgatcaccaatggcttgtttGGTTGGCTTCTCCCCGTAGCCTGGCTGTATGAGCCAGGCTGGCGGAAGCCTGGCTCCAAAGATGTGACCAATTTGATCGCACCTGCAGAGCCTAGCCCAGGGTGCTTTAAGTATCGTGCGAGCCTGACTCCACATCTGCACGCAGTTAACCAAACACACACCTCGCACGCGTAGAGTCTAATTGACAACAACCAAACACCAACTCATTGCATCCCGTGATGCAAGCACCAGCAAATACAGGCAACCAAACACATGGCAAatcgtcgacgtagacacccaccagcagggcattttctccactgccccgccgatagatggccgcctcgtgtGGGCTTGGCATGAAGCCCATCCTCTTGAACGTGGAATCCAGCATGGCATTCCATGCCCTCGGTGCCTGTCGCAAGCCGTAGAGGGCCTTGCGCAGtcgcaacaccttgccctccttgccagggatcgcaaaacctggcggctggtgtacgtagacctcctcctttaagtcgccgttaagaaacgccgacttgacgtCCATGTGATGAACGTGCCAGCCCTCTTGGGCTGACAGCTCaaggagtcgcacggattccatcgGTGCCACAGGGGCGAAAGCATCGTCGAATTTGATCCCCTCCTACTGTaagaaaccgcgtgccaccaagcgagccttatgcttgacgatggcgccgacttcatccctcttcagtttgaacacccacttaagg
This portion of the Zea mays cultivar B73 chromosome 2, Zm-B73-REFERENCE-NAM-5.0, whole genome shotgun sequence genome encodes:
- the LOC541707 gene encoding bifunctional dihydrofolate reductase-thymidylate synthase, coding for MAMAAVLANGDSQGRPQRNYQVVVAGTRDMGIGKDGVLPWKLPGDLKFFKELTLITSDPVKKNAVIMGRKTWESIPVKSRPLPGRLNVILTRSGSFDFATVENVVICGSMESALELLASTPYCLSIEKVFVIGGGQVLREYLKGPACEAIHLTDIQSSIECDTFIPPVDFSVFQPWYSSFPVIESNIRHSFVSFVRVRKSVAETHESNGKESTEVDTKNDKFETENFSFLPKMVYDRHEEYQYLNLVEDIIRSGAQKNDRTGTGTLSKFGCQMRFNLRKNFPLLTTKRVFWRGVVEELLWFISGSTNAKVLQEKGIHIWDGNASREYLNSVGLAHREEGDLGPIYGFQWRHFGAEYTDMHADYTGKGFDQLMDVIDKIKNDPDDRRIILSAWNPSDLKKMALPPCHMFAQFYVENGELSCQMYQRSADMGLGVPFNIASYSLLTYMIAQVCDLSPGDFVHVIGDAHVYRNHVRALEEQIQKMPKPFPILKINPSKKDIDSFMASDFKLVGYDPHQKIEMKMAV